From the genome of Sphingobacterium kitahiroshimense, one region includes:
- a CDS encoding outer membrane beta-barrel protein — MKRKTIFHLLLLLPMLVSFCFAQSKIQGKISDAKDQQKLSNATVMLLSAKDSILLDFTRSDENGNFSLSTPVQSEAVLIVSYPKYGDYYTEILPNQDYSALKVGLTSTAQLLQEVIVTGRIPITIKGDTTEYDAGSFKVEKNAKVEDLLKVLPGITVDASGKITAQGKTVKKVLVDGEEFFGDDPTLVTRNIRSDMVDKVQVYEKKSEQAERTGVDDGQREQTINVKLKDGAKNGMFGKALAGGGTDQYYMGQLMINKFKGSQKISAYGLFGNNGTTSMNWQDAEKYGGDSGVSYGDDGSMSWSSFTDPFSGQGVIGVPRAINSGINFSDKFDKNKHNVNINYKYGRISSDGQDETLMSGLINSRTVKTVDTENDQHRVNLKYDLNFDSLNTLTIRGGASQKNLWSDNKREAYQFSEKLDTVTTENTREVADNKVKAFNLSALFTHKFKKKGRSLTFSGETRKDETTGEGTLFSTVSKYKVSTDTTDQRKKREQNVTTSRASLTYTEPLSKVLNMSIGGGIESNKSSSLVESFNKGSGKYDVLDPDFSNNYDFNRTSSNYKLAFGYTTEKLRLNFTNSFNNDDLEQRNNDTKEQFSRNFFTYNPSLGGGYSFTKSKQLWFNYNGRNQLPALNQIQPILDNSDQLNRYIGNENLKPSFSHNINLGYNTFKLLTGSYAYVGGNVNVVKDPISQNITTANGINTYEWNNIIGKTNLSANFWSGYYFKLNKKLGLSNSPQLSLSTSENYNFFNGELNKVNTTNYNFTYTLTRDTKTGLNFNINLSPQYRVMESNLQQNTNSNGFVFGSSGSVEYFFTKTLKVYTNYDYTYEAATKAFDQKFDQFLLHPGVSKKFLKNESLILDFTVNDVLNQNKGFSRSASSSVFTQRRYDTIRRYYMLKLSWDFTKMFL; from the coding sequence ATGAAAAGAAAAACGATTTTCCATTTGCTGTTGCTATTACCGATGCTTGTGAGCTTTTGCTTTGCTCAGAGTAAAATTCAAGGTAAAATTAGTGATGCCAAAGATCAGCAGAAGTTGTCAAATGCAACAGTCATGCTTTTGAGTGCCAAAGACTCTATTCTTTTAGATTTTACCAGATCTGATGAAAATGGTAATTTTTCGTTAAGTACACCCGTACAAAGTGAAGCAGTACTTATTGTAAGTTATCCCAAATATGGAGACTATTATACCGAAATTTTACCAAATCAAGATTATTCAGCATTAAAGGTTGGTTTGACAAGTACAGCGCAACTTTTACAAGAAGTTATCGTAACAGGTCGCATTCCGATCACTATTAAAGGAGATACTACAGAGTATGATGCAGGTAGCTTTAAAGTGGAAAAAAATGCTAAAGTTGAAGATTTATTGAAAGTATTGCCGGGTATTACGGTTGATGCATCGGGAAAGATTACTGCCCAAGGTAAAACTGTGAAAAAGGTTTTAGTAGACGGTGAAGAATTCTTTGGCGATGATCCGACATTAGTGACACGTAACATACGTTCAGACATGGTTGATAAAGTGCAGGTCTACGAAAAAAAATCAGAACAAGCAGAGCGTACAGGGGTTGATGATGGTCAACGAGAGCAAACCATTAATGTGAAACTAAAAGATGGCGCCAAAAATGGCATGTTTGGTAAGGCTTTAGCAGGTGGTGGAACAGATCAATACTACATGGGGCAGCTGATGATTAATAAGTTTAAAGGTTCGCAAAAAATATCAGCTTATGGTCTATTTGGTAACAATGGTACTACATCGATGAATTGGCAAGATGCAGAGAAATATGGGGGCGATTCCGGAGTAAGTTATGGTGACGATGGATCGATGTCCTGGTCAAGTTTTACTGATCCATTCTCTGGCCAAGGTGTAATTGGTGTCCCAAGAGCAATTAATTCAGGCATTAACTTTTCAGACAAATTTGATAAAAACAAGCATAACGTAAATATCAATTATAAATATGGCCGTATTAGTAGTGATGGTCAAGATGAAACCTTGATGAGTGGTCTTATCAACAGCCGTACTGTAAAAACTGTAGATACGGAAAATGATCAACATCGTGTAAATTTGAAATACGATCTTAACTTTGACTCCTTAAATACATTGACAATTCGTGGAGGAGCATCGCAAAAGAACCTTTGGTCTGATAATAAGCGCGAAGCGTACCAATTTTCTGAAAAATTGGATACAGTAACAACTGAAAATACAAGAGAAGTTGCGGACAATAAGGTTAAAGCATTTAATTTAAGTGCGTTGTTTACTCATAAATTTAAGAAAAAAGGAAGATCATTGACATTTAGTGGAGAGACAAGGAAAGATGAAACTACTGGAGAAGGAACACTTTTTTCAACAGTAAGTAAATATAAGGTTAGTACTGATACTACAGATCAGCGGAAAAAGAGGGAACAAAATGTAACGACTAGTCGTGCATCTTTAACCTATACAGAACCATTGTCTAAAGTCTTAAATATGTCAATTGGTGGGGGAATCGAAAGTAATAAAAGTTCTTCTTTGGTGGAATCTTTTAATAAAGGATCTGGAAAATATGATGTACTAGATCCTGATTTTAGTAATAATTATGATTTCAATAGAACAAGCAGTAATTATAAACTGGCATTCGGTTATACAACGGAAAAGTTAAGATTAAATTTTACGAATAGTTTCAATAATGATGATTTAGAGCAACGGAATAACGATACGAAAGAACAGTTTTCCAGAAACTTCTTCACTTATAATCCGTCATTAGGTGGTGGTTATTCATTTACTAAAAGTAAGCAGTTGTGGTTTAATTACAATGGACGTAATCAACTACCTGCTTTAAATCAAATCCAGCCGATACTTGATAACTCAGATCAATTGAATCGCTATATTGGGAATGAGAATTTGAAACCATCTTTTAGTCATAATATAAACTTAGGTTATAATACATTTAAGTTATTGACAGGAAGTTATGCATATGTAGGAGGGAACGTAAATGTTGTAAAAGATCCTATTTCACAGAACATCACTACTGCGAATGGTATAAATACCTACGAATGGAATAATATAATAGGAAAAACTAATCTATCTGCTAATTTTTGGTCCGGTTATTACTTTAAGTTGAATAAAAAATTGGGATTGAGTAACTCGCCACAATTATCATTGTCAACATCGGAAAATTATAATTTCTTCAATGGTGAACTGAATAAAGTAAATACAACCAATTATAATTTTACTTACACGTTGACCCGTGATACAAAAACCGGGCTAAACTTTAATATTAATTTAAGTCCGCAATACCGTGTTATGGAGTCTAACTTACAGCAAAATACAAACAGTAATGGTTTTGTATTCGGTTCTTCTGGAAGTGTAGAATACTTTTTTACAAAAACACTTAAGGTATATACCAACTACGATTATACTTACGAGGCTGCAACGAAAGCGTTTGACCAGAAGTTTGATCAATTTTTACTTCATCCAGGAGTTAGTAAGAAATTCTTGAAAAATGAGTCTTTGATTTTAGATTTTACAGTTAATGATGTCCTGAATCAAAATAAAGGCTTTAGCAGATCGGCCTCTAGCTCTGTATTTACGCAAAGAAGATATGATACGATCAGACGTTACTATATGTTAAAGCTATCATGGGATTTTACAAAAATGTTTTTATAA
- the trpD gene encoding anthranilate phosphoribosyltransferase, giving the protein MKKILAHLFEYKSFSRKEAYDILINITEGRYDSHQIAAFMTAYGMRSIRVEELGGFRDAMYDLCLQLDFSGYDLIDLCGTGGDGKNTFNISTLASFVVAGAGYHVAKHGNIGVSSGCGSSNVMEYLGYQFTNDKGELNRQLDEANICFLHAPLFHPAMKTVAPIRKALAVKTFFNMLGPLTNPANPKFQSVGVFSLELARLYGYLYQDSVKQYSIIHALDGYDEISLTGDFKVITNAGEKYYSIPELGFDIVAPASLASGETINEAADTFLKIISNDGNDIQNNVVLTNAAFAINTFDPQKTFAACLAEAEESLKSGRAFNSFKKLINK; this is encoded by the coding sequence ATGAAAAAAATATTAGCGCATTTATTTGAATATAAATCATTCAGCAGAAAAGAGGCTTATGATATCCTCATCAATATCACAGAGGGCAGATATGATAGCCATCAGATCGCTGCATTCATGACAGCTTACGGCATGCGAAGTATCCGTGTGGAAGAACTTGGTGGATTTAGAGATGCGATGTACGATCTATGTCTTCAACTTGACTTCAGCGGTTATGATTTAATCGATTTATGTGGTACAGGTGGAGATGGAAAAAACACTTTCAACATTTCTACATTAGCATCTTTTGTTGTAGCTGGAGCAGGTTATCATGTCGCTAAACATGGTAATATCGGCGTCTCATCGGGCTGTGGTTCTTCCAATGTTATGGAATATTTGGGCTATCAATTTACAAACGATAAAGGCGAGCTAAACAGACAACTGGATGAGGCTAACATTTGCTTCTTACATGCCCCTTTATTTCATCCTGCGATGAAGACGGTAGCACCTATTCGAAAAGCGTTGGCCGTTAAAACATTCTTTAACATGCTAGGCCCTTTGACGAATCCTGCGAATCCAAAATTTCAATCTGTAGGTGTTTTTAGTCTAGAGCTTGCAAGATTGTATGGATACCTCTATCAAGATTCAGTAAAACAATATTCGATTATACATGCACTGGATGGATACGATGAGATATCACTTACAGGTGATTTCAAAGTTATAACCAATGCTGGAGAAAAATACTACAGTATTCCTGAACTTGGCTTTGATATTGTTGCACCAGCTTCTTTAGCTAGTGGGGAAACAATCAATGAAGCGGCAGACACATTTTTGAAAATTATTAGCAATGATGGCAATGACATTCAAAATAACGTAGTACTTACAAATGCCGCCTTTGCTATCAATACATTTGATCCGCAAAAAACATTTGCAGCTTGTTTGGCCGAAGCAGAAGAATCACTTAAAAGCGGAAGAGCATTCAATAGTTTCAAAAAACTTATAAATAAATAA
- a CDS encoding dipeptidase, translating into MQTIQEYVEANKQRFLDELFDLLRLPSVSADPKFKGDIEKTAEFVAQKLKEAGADNVEICQTAGNPIVYGEKIIDPALPTVLTYGHYDVQPADPYELWDTPPFEPTVRDGKIYARGSADDKGQFYMHVKAFEYMMKNNALACNIKFMIEGEEEVGSANLGTFVKENKEKLKADVIVISDTSMISLETPSLETGLRGLSYVEVEVTGPNRDLHSGVYGGAVANPATILAKLIASLHDENNHIAIPGFYDDVVELSQEERDELNKAPFEIEAYKKDLGVQELWGEEGYSTIERTGTRPTLEVNGIWGGYIGEGAKTVLPSKAYAKISMRLVPNQNSQRITDLFKKHFEAIAPKNVQVEVKPHHGGEPVVTPTDSVAYKAAEKALTDTFGIKPIPTRGGGSIPIVALFEEVLGLKTVLLGFGLNSDNLHSPNEKYGIENYLKGISTIPLFHKYYAALSK; encoded by the coding sequence ATGCAAACTATACAAGAATATGTTGAGGCGAACAAACAACGATTTTTAGATGAGTTGTTTGATTTATTACGTCTTCCGTCAGTAAGTGCTGATCCAAAATTTAAAGGTGATATCGAAAAAACGGCAGAATTTGTAGCACAAAAGTTAAAGGAGGCTGGCGCAGATAATGTAGAAATCTGTCAAACAGCGGGTAATCCGATTGTATATGGAGAAAAGATTATCGATCCTGCTTTACCTACGGTATTAACCTATGGGCATTATGATGTGCAACCTGCTGATCCATATGAATTGTGGGATACGCCACCATTTGAGCCAACAGTACGTGATGGTAAAATTTACGCACGTGGTTCTGCTGATGATAAGGGACAATTCTATATGCATGTAAAAGCATTTGAATATATGATGAAAAATAATGCACTTGCGTGCAATATTAAATTCATGATCGAGGGAGAAGAAGAAGTTGGTTCTGCTAACCTTGGAACTTTTGTAAAAGAAAATAAGGAAAAATTAAAAGCTGACGTAATTGTTATTTCTGACACATCGATGATCAGTCTGGAAACTCCATCTTTAGAAACTGGATTAAGAGGATTATCTTATGTTGAAGTTGAAGTAACTGGTCCAAATAGAGATTTACACTCTGGTGTTTACGGGGGCGCAGTTGCAAACCCAGCTACAATCTTAGCAAAATTAATCGCATCTCTACATGATGAGAACAATCATATTGCCATTCCAGGATTTTATGATGATGTCGTCGAACTATCTCAGGAAGAACGCGATGAGCTCAATAAAGCGCCATTCGAAATCGAAGCATATAAAAAAGATTTAGGTGTTCAAGAGCTATGGGGAGAAGAAGGATATTCAACAATTGAACGTACAGGTACTCGCCCGACTTTAGAAGTGAACGGTATTTGGGGAGGTTATATTGGTGAAGGTGCAAAAACTGTACTTCCTTCGAAAGCATATGCCAAGATTTCGATGCGATTAGTTCCAAATCAAAATTCACAGCGCATTACAGACTTATTTAAAAAACATTTCGAAGCAATCGCTCCAAAAAATGTACAAGTCGAAGTTAAACCGCATCATGGTGGCGAACCGGTTGTAACTCCAACTGATAGTGTCGCTTACAAAGCTGCTGAGAAAGCATTAACGGACACATTTGGGATAAAACCTATCCCAACCCGCGGCGGAGGTTCAATTCCTATTGTAGCCTTATTTGAGGAAGTTTTAGGCTTAAAAACTGTCCTTCTTGGTTTCGGATTAAATAGTGACAACCTACATTCTCCGAACGAGAAATATGGTATTGAAAATTATCTTAAAGGTATTTCAACTATTCCTTTGTTTCATAAATATTATGCTGCATTAAGTAAATAA
- a CDS encoding ABC transporter ATP-binding protein, translating into MASATLIEIQEIARQYTIGTETIHALKSVSLNIKKGEFVALMGPSGSGKSTLMNILGCLDTPNYGDYILNGINVSDMTDDELAEVRNKEIGFVFQTFNLLPKSTALENVALPLIYAGIKQSVREEKATQALNSVGLGNRVDHRPNELSGGQRQRVAVARALINNPSIILADEPTGNLDTKTSIEIMGLLEEIHSKGNTIILVTHEEDIAQHAHRIVRMRDGLIEADYPNTDIKSVSPRLSALEEKGDDFENI; encoded by the coding sequence ATGGCTTCCGCAACATTAATTGAAATTCAAGAGATCGCTCGACAATATACAATAGGAACAGAGACTATTCATGCGTTAAAATCTGTTTCTTTAAATATAAAGAAAGGTGAATTTGTAGCTTTAATGGGTCCATCTGGATCTGGAAAGTCAACATTAATGAATATTTTAGGTTGCTTAGACACTCCTAATTATGGTGATTATATTTTAAATGGCATCAATGTCAGTGATATGACAGATGATGAACTGGCTGAGGTTCGGAATAAGGAGATTGGATTTGTTTTTCAAACATTCAACCTTTTACCCAAAAGCACAGCATTGGAAAATGTTGCACTTCCATTAATTTATGCAGGGATTAAACAAAGTGTACGGGAGGAAAAAGCAACACAGGCTTTAAATAGTGTCGGATTAGGAAATCGTGTTGATCATCGTCCGAATGAGTTATCAGGTGGTCAACGCCAACGTGTAGCAGTTGCCCGTGCATTGATAAACAACCCATCCATTATTCTTGCGGATGAACCTACAGGAAATCTTGACACAAAGACTTCTATCGAAATCATGGGGCTTTTAGAAGAAATCCATTCTAAGGGAAATACCATCATATTGGTAACTCACGAGGAAGATATTGCACAGCATGCACATCGAATCGTCCGCATGAGAGATGGACTTATAGAAGCTGATTATCCAAATACAGATATCAAATCCGTTTCTCCAAGACTATCAGCATTAGAAGAAAAAGGTGATGATTTTGAAAATATTTAG
- a CDS encoding phosphoribosylanthranilate isomerase, whose translation MSLKIKVCGMKDLDNMLDLIKLPIDYMGLIFYEKSKRYVSALDAHFIKAIPGIKKIGVFVNASEQEILQKISDYGLTGIQLHGHEDPDFCLRLKSKDILVIKSFGIDENFDWQSLNAYESVADYFLFDTKTSNHGGSGIHFDWDLLRNYPLEKPYFLSGGLSAENIREACQISDPRLYGLDLNSKFEFKSGIKNVELLEQTLKNMNYEQVPG comes from the coding sequence ATGAGCTTAAAAATTAAAGTTTGTGGCATGAAAGATCTGGATAATATGCTAGATCTCATTAAATTACCGATCGATTATATGGGTTTGATTTTCTATGAAAAATCAAAACGATATGTCAGTGCTTTGGATGCCCATTTTATAAAGGCAATCCCAGGAATAAAAAAAATAGGTGTTTTTGTAAATGCCAGCGAGCAGGAAATTCTACAAAAAATCAGTGATTACGGATTAACCGGAATTCAGTTACATGGTCATGAGGATCCTGATTTTTGTCTTAGGTTAAAATCTAAAGATATTCTTGTCATCAAATCTTTTGGCATTGACGAAAACTTTGATTGGCAATCTCTCAACGCATACGAATCGGTTGCTGATTATTTTTTATTTGACACTAAAACTAGTAACCATGGAGGTTCGGGAATACACTTTGACTGGGATTTATTGAGGAACTACCCATTAGAGAAACCCTATTTTTTAAGTGGTGGTTTAAGTGCTGAAAATATAAGAGAGGCATGCCAGATTTCCGATCCTCGTTTATACGGTCTCGATTTAAATTCAAAATTTGAATTTAAGTCAGGAATAAAAAATGTAGAATTATTAGAACAGACATTGAAAAACATGAATTATGAGCAAGTACCAGGTTAA
- a CDS encoding GLPGLI family protein produces the protein MKILNYGILFILLCCSTLAKAQYTLFSKVGTISFDKTMYMKNIVNKQFIAKADGNSRTQFEQMLPNIPENVVLKKTLKFNGNETLFQPVAGQELDMKAKQLIMMFALDFDAQTLSNLATKDYKRFNDMMGDKIIIQDSVKKIQWRITDEYRDIAGYTCRRANGFTSDSTYVIGFYANEIPVSGGPESISGLPGMILGLVVPSQHVSYFATQVELSNTIVMDKKVFENKKTKTMSRKQMIDQFTSTISQWLNKDTVKYIMQLATL, from the coding sequence ATGAAAATACTAAATTACGGTATACTTTTTATACTCTTATGTTGTAGTACGCTTGCTAAAGCACAGTATACACTTTTTTCTAAGGTCGGTACCATTTCGTTTGATAAAACGATGTATATGAAGAACATCGTTAATAAACAGTTTATTGCCAAAGCTGATGGTAATTCCAGAACTCAGTTTGAACAGATGCTTCCAAATATTCCAGAGAATGTTGTCTTAAAGAAGACCCTTAAATTCAATGGAAATGAAACACTATTTCAACCGGTCGCTGGACAGGAATTGGATATGAAAGCAAAGCAACTGATTATGATGTTTGCTCTGGACTTTGATGCGCAGACTTTATCAAATTTAGCAACGAAGGATTATAAACGTTTTAATGATATGATGGGTGATAAAATTATCATTCAGGACTCCGTTAAAAAAATTCAATGGCGTATTACTGATGAGTACCGCGATATTGCAGGTTATACATGCCGACGGGCAAATGGGTTTACTTCAGATTCAACTTATGTAATAGGGTTCTATGCAAATGAAATTCCAGTTAGTGGAGGCCCTGAGTCTATAAGTGGCTTGCCGGGTATGATTTTGGGTCTCGTGGTACCAAGTCAACACGTATCTTATTTTGCTACGCAGGTAGAATTGAGCAATACTATTGTGATGGATAAGAAGGTTTTTGAAAATAAGAAAACTAAAACCATGAGCCGTAAGCAAATGATTGATCAATTTACATCCACTATATCGCAATGGTTGAACAAAGATACAGTAAAATATATTATGCAATTAGCTACTTTGTAA
- a CDS encoding DUF2795 domain-containing protein — MYWTLELASHLEDAPWPATKDELIDYGIRSGAPVEVIENLQDLEDDGEPYENIEEIWPDYPTKDDFFFNEDEY; from the coding sequence ATGTATTGGACATTAGAGTTAGCTTCACATTTAGAAGATGCCCCTTGGCCGGCAACAAAAGATGAATTAATCGACTATGGTATTCGTTCTGGTGCTCCTGTTGAAGTAATCGAAAATTTACAAGATTTAGAAGACGACGGTGAGCCTTACGAGAATATAGAAGAAATTTGGCCAGATTATCCTACTAAGGATGATTTCTTCTTTAACGAAGACGAGTATTAA
- a CDS encoding S46 family peptidase, whose translation MKKLWILLLLITASMTTFADEGMWFLMHLKRLNEADMQKKGLKLTAEEIYSINNSSLKDAIVQFNGGCTAEIVSDQGLVFTNHHCGYGAIAELSTPENDHLTNGFWAKTKSEELKPKSLFVRFFVRMDDVSKRILSLVNDKMSESERQKIINQEIAKIEKENSENGKYIVNVKSFYNGNEYYYFVYQDFNDVRLVGTPPNSIGKFGGDTDNWEWPRHTGDFSIFRVYGDKNGNPAEYAKENVPLKPKHFLPISLKGFKEGDFAMILGYPGRTNRWMPAGGIDQNVKFAYPAWVEASKTGMDAMKKYMDKDQAVKINYASKYSQVANYWKNRQGMIDALTLHKTAVTKAQDEAKFNKWANKKENKAEYGDVIATINAYYAATNEKARHDNYLSGMIRSSTLAALPFSIGNGLDLYVKSNEAKRKELLPKLQGAIASSYEKLYLPLEEDVLIDELNLYAKKGGNIAPYVAELAGKNNNDLTSYIREAVKNSIFASEERLKNFLDNPTALALDNDPLYKLSTALLNKYRESSASDKEATDKFEAAHRKYVAGVLASNPKGKFYPDANSTLRLTYGSIKSLPADKRNDAAQNFYTTLKGTIAKYKKGDEEFDLPQRLIDLQNNKDYGRYADKAGYLPVNFLSDNDITGGNSGSPVINGNGELIGLAFDGNIEAMAGDVIFDHKLQRTISVDIRYVLFVIDKFAGATNIISELKIVE comes from the coding sequence ATGAAAAAATTATGGATCTTATTGCTGCTTATCACAGCAAGTATGACCACATTCGCAGATGAAGGAATGTGGTTCTTAATGCACTTGAAGCGACTTAATGAAGCTGATATGCAAAAGAAAGGATTGAAACTGACGGCTGAAGAAATCTACAGCATCAACAATTCAAGTTTAAAAGACGCGATCGTACAATTCAATGGTGGTTGTACTGCAGAAATTGTTTCTGATCAAGGCTTAGTATTCACAAATCACCACTGTGGATATGGTGCAATTGCAGAATTATCAACTCCTGAAAATGACCACTTAACAAATGGTTTCTGGGCAAAAACAAAATCTGAAGAATTAAAGCCAAAATCTTTATTCGTTCGCTTCTTTGTTCGTATGGATGATGTTTCAAAAAGAATTTTGTCATTAGTAAATGATAAAATGTCTGAATCTGAACGTCAAAAAATCATTAATCAGGAGATCGCTAAGATCGAAAAAGAAAATAGCGAAAACGGTAAATACATCGTCAATGTGAAATCATTTTACAATGGCAATGAATATTATTATTTCGTTTATCAAGATTTTAACGATGTCCGTTTAGTAGGAACTCCTCCTAACAGCATTGGTAAATTTGGTGGTGATACGGACAACTGGGAGTGGCCACGCCACACAGGAGACTTTTCTATCTTCCGTGTATATGGAGACAAGAATGGTAACCCAGCAGAATATGCTAAGGAAAATGTTCCTTTAAAACCAAAACACTTCTTACCGATCAGCTTAAAGGGTTTTAAAGAAGGTGATTTTGCTATGATATTGGGATACCCTGGTCGTACAAATCGTTGGATGCCTGCAGGGGGAATTGATCAAAATGTAAAGTTTGCTTACCCTGCTTGGGTAGAAGCATCAAAAACAGGAATGGATGCCATGAAAAAATACATGGACAAAGATCAAGCTGTTAAAATCAATTATGCTTCTAAATATTCTCAAGTAGCTAACTACTGGAAAAATCGCCAAGGAATGATCGACGCTTTAACGTTGCACAAAACTGCGGTGACAAAAGCTCAAGATGAGGCTAAATTTAACAAATGGGCTAATAAAAAAGAGAATAAAGCAGAATATGGTGATGTAATTGCTACGATTAACGCATATTATGCCGCTACGAATGAAAAAGCGCGTCATGACAACTATTTAAGTGGTATGATCCGTTCGAGTACATTAGCCGCTTTACCTTTTTCAATCGGAAATGGATTGGATTTATATGTAAAGTCTAATGAGGCGAAACGTAAAGAGTTATTACCAAAGTTGCAAGGAGCAATTGCTTCAAGTTATGAGAAGTTATACTTACCTCTAGAGGAAGATGTATTGATTGATGAATTGAACCTATATGCAAAAAAAGGTGGCAACATCGCTCCTTATGTTGCAGAACTAGCTGGTAAAAACAACAATGATCTAACATCATATATTCGTGAAGCTGTCAAAAATAGTATTTTTGCTTCCGAAGAAAGACTTAAAAACTTTTTAGACAATCCGACAGCGTTAGCGTTAGATAACGATCCATTGTACAAATTATCGACAGCATTATTAAATAAATACCGTGAGTCTTCGGCTTCAGATAAAGAAGCAACGGATAAATTCGAGGCTGCACACCGTAAATATGTTGCTGGCGTATTAGCATCTAATCCAAAAGGAAAATTCTATCCAGATGCAAATAGCACGTTACGTTTAACATACGGTTCTATTAAATCATTGCCTGCAGATAAACGTAATGATGCTGCACAAAACTTCTATACGACTTTGAAAGGCACTATTGCTAAGTACAAAAAAGGAGACGAAGAGTTTGATTTGCCTCAGAGATTGATTGATTTGCAAAACAATAAAGATTACGGTCGCTATGCAGATAAAGCTGGATACCTTCCAGTTAACTTTCTAAGTGACAATGATATAACAGGTGGAAATTCAGGTTCTCCTGTAATAAATGGAAATGGCGAACTAATTGGCTTGGCTTTTGATGGTAATATTGAAGCGATGGCAGGTGACGTTATTTTTGATCACAAATTGCAACGCACGATATCTGTAGATATTCGTTACGTTTTATTTGTAATTGACAAATTTGCTGGAGCTACCAATATCATTAGTGAATTAAAAATTGTAGAATAA
- a CDS encoding lysophospholipid acyltransferase family protein, producing the protein MIKILKKLHRYFYFASVFIVFCCLFPIIWLYARNASKNYNQIAYLRRWMSLIGSYGAGIFYRVKFEEKIDWSKPYILCANHTSVLDITAMTFISQKAISFIGKAELLKNPVTRIFFKTIDIPVDRKSRMASFRSFKKANEMLKDGKSLAIFPEGKIDEQYPPTIHPFKSGAFRLAIENNIPIIPIVIENAWEILWDDGHKLGSHPGIVKVQVFAPINTDNYDEQNAADLENYVYNKMLSHWKLQNKL; encoded by the coding sequence ATGATTAAAATTCTGAAGAAACTGCATCGCTATTTTTATTTTGCCAGTGTTTTTATTGTATTCTGTTGTCTTTTTCCCATCATATGGCTATATGCAAGAAATGCATCCAAAAACTATAATCAAATCGCGTATCTCAGGAGATGGATGAGCCTCATCGGTTCATATGGTGCCGGTATTTTTTACCGCGTAAAGTTTGAAGAAAAAATTGACTGGTCCAAACCTTATATCCTCTGTGCCAACCATACTTCCGTTCTAGACATCACGGCGATGACTTTTATATCCCAGAAAGCTATTAGTTTTATTGGAAAAGCAGAGTTATTGAAAAACCCCGTAACACGCATATTTTTTAAAACAATTGATATCCCTGTAGATCGTAAGAGCAGAATGGCTTCTTTCAGATCTTTTAAAAAGGCTAATGAAATGCTTAAGGATGGAAAATCTCTTGCCATTTTTCCGGAAGGAAAAATTGATGAGCAGTATCCACCTACTATACATCCTTTTAAATCTGGTGCATTTCGTCTGGCAATTGAGAATAATATTCCAATAATACCGATTGTCATTGAAAATGCCTGGGAAATTTTATGGGATGACGGTCATAAATTAGGATCGCATCCAGGCATCGTAAAAGTGCAAGTATTTGCTCCGATTAATACAGATAATTATGATGAACAAAATGCTGCTGACTTAGAAAATTACGTTTACAATAAAATGCTTTCACATTGGAAATTGCAGAATAAATTGTAA